A segment of the Candidatus Micrarchaeota archaeon genome:
GTTATCGGACATCGCGGAGAGGAATAATTCGCTTCTTCTCGAACGTGCGGTTAACCTGTTGATCTACGGTTACCAGGTTGGAGGTAATATGTACCACGCCCTCAGAGAAACCGCCGAGGACATGTTTTCTCTGTTCGCATTGATCCGCGAGCGTAAGGCGGCTCTCGCCCTTCAGAAGTATACGATGTTACTTGGCGGTGCAGTGCTCGTTCCGATGATACTGGGAATAGTGCTTCAGGTAACCGGCGGTCTGGATATCTCCTCGATTTCCACGTACTTCGGTAAAAACGTTGACCCGTCAATGATCCTTGAGACCAGTCAGAAGGCGATCCAGTTCTACCTCGTGATCTACGCAGCCATTACGGGTTATCTTATCGCTTCACAGGAAGGCGAAACGCGTAAGGCACTCATCTATTTTCTGTTCATGAGCATAACCGCTTTGATCCTGTTCAACATAAGCATGAACCTGAAGTTCATGTGATTCCATGCCTTTGCGGAGACACGTTTTCACTGGAACAAAATTTAAAAATATTCCACTACGCTGGAACATTTTTATGTTGATAAGCACCAGACTGTAGAAGTACAAGAGGGTATGGAGTGGGAAAAGGAATTCGCAGCAGCAAAAAGAAGCGAGAGATTTTTAAACCTTATTCTCCTAGGGATATCATGACAATCGAATTCCATCTCGTGAAACGTCCCAGATTGAAGAATCCTGTGCTGATAGAGGGTTTGCCGGGGTTAGGATTGGTAGGTACGATTGCGGCGAGTTATCTGGTCGAAAAACTGGATATGAAACTCCTCGGGTTTGTGAAGAGCCCGCAGTTCCCGCCGATAATTGCCATACATAATTTTACACCGATGTACCCTGTCAGGTTGTACTATTCGACAAAACACAACCTTATTGTTCTGTTGTCCGAGTTTGTCATACCTATGGACCTGGTTCCTGAGTTTGCAGAGGCGCTACTGGAATTCGGTAAGAAGATGAAGGTTTCCCGGATAATCTCTCTAGGTAGTATTACCATTAAAGGTGAACAGGACACCATCTACGGGATAACTACTGATCAGGTTTTGGCTAAAAAACTGCTCGATAACGATGTAGAACTGATCAAGGAAGGCGCTACAACCGGTGTAACCGCGATACTGTTGGCCGAGAGCGTGTTTTCCAGGTTACCCACAACCTCTCTGCTTGCAGAGGCCCATGCCGAGTACGCCGACCCGCGCGGTGCTGCCATGGTGTTAGACGTTCTCAACAAGGTGTTGGACCTGAAGGTGGACCTTGTCGAACTCGAAAAAGAGGCGAAACTGATAGAGAGCAAGATGAAGGAGATCATCGCAAAAAGCGCGGCCATAAAGGAGAAGTACAAACATATGCAGGAAGTGTCCTCTATGTACGGATAACTTTTTTAATCCCTGCCGGAACTTCCTATGACCTACATCCTTCATTAATTTTTTAAACGGTTTAATCAAAATTAAATACATCTTGCCGGGGTGGCGGAACCAGGTAACGCGCACGACTTGAGAACAGGTCAGGATATCGTGTGCCCGTAAGGGCTTGGGGGTTCAAATCCCTCCCCCGGCGTAAAGGTGATGTTTATGGAGGAAGAGATAAAGTTTAGAGAGGTCTCGGAAGCGGTTTGGGAAATGGATAGGACCGGTGACATGCGCGTGCCCGTTCGGATAATCGCGGTTAAACCGCTTCTCGAACAGATGAGACGTGACCGCACTTTTTGGCAGATCAGGAACGTTGCATCGATGCCGGGGATCGTTAAGCACGCTCTCGTCATGCCCGACGGTCACGAGGGATACGGATTTCCCATAGGCGGGGTAGCAGCGTTCGATGCCGATGAAGGGATCATCTCACCGGGAGGTGTAGGTTACGATATAAACTGCGGTGTCAGACTTGTCACAACTCCGTTGACGTACGATGACGTGAAACCTAAGATCGGACTGTTAATCCGTGAATTATTCAAAAACGTGCCGAGCGGTGTAGGGTCCAAGGGCAAGTTGAGGTTATCGCGACAAGAGTTGGAGGAGGCGTTGGTCGGAGGTGTTGAATGGGCGATCGAACAGGGTTACGGTAGACCTGAAGATGCGGAACATTGCGAAGAGAACGGTAGAATGGAAGGTGCAGACCCTTCAGCGGTTTCGGACCGTGCTATAAAACGCGGGTTACCGCAGTTCGGAACGCTCGGTGCCGGGAACCATTTTCTTGAAGTTCAGAAGGTTTCGGACGTCTTCATACCTGAGATAGCAGAACGGTTCGGTTTATCCGAGGGTCAGGTTGTTGTTATGATCCATTGCGGTTCCAGAGGGTTCGGTCATCAGGTGTGCGACGATTACATACGTGTGATGCTCCGCGCATCCGAGAAATACGGTATCAGACTCCCTGACAAAGAGTTGTGTGCTGCACCTATTAAGAGCAGGGAAGCGGAGAACTACATCAAAGCTATGAAATGTGCGGTCAATTATGCCTTTACCAACCGTCATATCATCATGCATTGGGTCAGAGAAACGTTCGACCATGTGTTCGGCAGAGGAACGAGCGATGAGATGAACCTGGTTTACGATGTAGCCCATAACATCGCCAAGTTCGAAGAGCACGATGTTGACGGTAAACGTATGCAACTCGTAGTTCACAGGAAGGGTGCGACACGCGCGTTTGCAGCAGGCAGACCCGAGTTACCGATGGCTTACAGAGATATCGGTCAACCCGTCCTGATACCGGGGAGCATGGGAACCGCATCGTACGTTCTTGTTGGTAAAGAGGAGGGTATGAGAACTTCTTTCGGTTCGACGTGTCACGGCGCAGGCCGCGTTATGTCCCGTCACGCAGCGGTTCGCAGTTATCCGTGGTCTACAGTCAAGGAATCGTTGTCAAAGAAAGGGATAACGCTGATCGCGGCGGACAGAAGGGTTATATCTGAGGAAGCACCGCAGGCTTACAAAGACATCGACCTTATTGTGAAAAGTGTTGCCAAGGCTGGGATCAGCGACATCGTGGCGAAGATGGTCCCGATAGGTGTTGTAAAGGGGTAAATCCAGAGAGATTAACCTATCATGCTTTAAACTTTTTGTTTCTTTTTTAAACCATGGTCATAGTACCTACCGAACTGAAAACCAAGTTTGATGAGGTAAACAGGTTGGCGGCCAAGGTTGACCGCGTTAGAAGTATCGATGCGCTTAAGAAGATAGAACGTTCCGTTTTCTCCGAGTTGGAACGGTTGAGTACAGAACTTTCTGTTGCGAGCACGTCTGTGAACAACCTTTTACTTGACGAAGAACTTGCCCGTCTATCTTCAGAGTATCTGAAAGCAAGACGGTCGAATGATACTGAACATCTAAAGAAGGTCATCAGGTCGATGTATTTTGTTGAACACATGTACAACCGTCCGGTAGTACGTAAGGAAACGGCGTATACGGTCCTTCGAAACCATATACAATCCGTTATCGAACGTAAACGCTTCCAACTTTCTGCAGGTCGCGTTGTTAGAGCCCTTGAACGCGGCGGACCCGTTGAAATACTTCTGGACCGGCGCGATTTAAAAGTGGTGTTTGAAGGCAAGAAATTCGTCTACCGAACCGTCGATGTGTGGAGGTATTTCGATGATGTGTTCAATCTGGAAGAGAACGGTATCACCGGTACGAGTTCCGTACCTATCAAGATCATCGTTGAACGACAGGGTGACATCTATCGTGTTTCCGTACATAAAAAGAGAGTGGAGAACAACATAGTTCAGGTAGACATCTCCGAGTATACGGTTCCTGTTTATTCAACACCTATCATGTAGGGTACAAGTCTTCCGTATTCGGAGTAAGCGTATTTTATTACGTCGTACGGGTGCGTAGGCACACCCGTGAACCTTCTTTCGACTCCGTTTTCGTTATAGTACAACGATGCAGACCCCCCACCGTCGAGATTGAGCACGAACACTCCGCCCGCGTTCTTCATACGTACTGCAAACTCTCTCAACGTGACCTTATCCCTGACGAATCCCACCATCATCAACCCTTTCTTATCCCAACCTAGGGCAAGCCTAGAGGCTTTTATTCTGTCGTCCAAACCGCTGACAACCGACCCGTTTGCTACCAATCTAGGCCCTGCTTCTATGCACATATGGACATCGCGTACGGATTTGGCGAAGTAAAGGTTGAATTTGGTTAATGATAGGACACCGTTCTTGTAAACGCATAACAGGTATGCCCAGTTCGTTGGCAACGGTCTACTGAAAACTACTTTTCCGCGATATATGACACGGCCCTCCACGGTAAACCCTTTGGTTTTCGAATAATGGAAGAACCCTCCGTTAAAACCCAATCTTAACCCTCTTAGTTTTGCTTCCTTTATCACATATCCGCCTTTTGGTAGAAAATTGAACAGTTTTAACTGTAACGGATCGATATGTGTTATGATCACCGTACCGTCAGGATGTTCATCCATTCTCATGTTCACACCTGAAGTTTAAGTTTCAGAAGGATTCTGTTGACTTCTTTGAGTATATCCTTTTCCCTTTCATTGAGTTCTGTTCCGAACCGTTCTGTCAGTATACGGATCTGGTTTAACGGTATATACGAGTAGAGGGTCGAATCTTCGGTCACATCCTTTCCGAACACAACGTCATCCATCGAGATAGCAACCTGCATACCTCCTACTGCCTCCTGGATACTGTTACCTTCGGATTGTATCCCTTTTATCTTACCTATTATTTTACCGTCCTCGGTCATCAACGTATACCCAGGTTTTATCTTCCCTCCTATGACCTCTATTCCGAACACTGCAGGTTTTGAAACTCTGAAACAGCAACCCGATAGAACCTTTATCTTGGCCGGCCATTGGATGTTCGCTTCCAACATCCTCTTTTCTCTCTCTTTTTCTTCTTTGACCCATATCTTATACCTGTCCACGAGGTCGTAAACAACATTACTCTCTATGATCGGGATCTCCTCCTTCTTCGCAGTTTCGCGGGCATCTTCAGTGACTCCTACGTTGAACGCGACCACAACACCCAAATACTTGTCCTTATCCCTAACACTTTCTGCTTCTATCACATCCTTTTTCGTAACCTTACCGATGTCCACAGACCTTACAGGTATATTTTCATTGTTGAAGAGTTTGAGTAATGCTTCAGCAGACCCTAACGTGTCCGCTTTTATGATCACTCCTTCCTTTTCCGATTTGACCAAAACGTTGTTGACGGTTGAATACAGTTTTTTGCTCAGTTCCTTTTCATCGACCCCTTCATCGACCCCGCTGAAAGGTGACCCGGGAACAACATCTTCTATGTCGGCGGCAAGTATCTTGACCCCTGCAGCCGCTACGGCTTTATCTATATTTATAAATCGTTTATCTCCTTTAGCCTGTCCGGGAAGCACGGGTTTGAACAACCCGCGCACCTTGACCTTTTTTGTACCCGTCAGTGTAACTACCATTATTGTGTCCCCTTTTCTTAACGTGCCGTCGTAGATGATCGCATCGACAGTTGTTCCCAACCATCTGTCCTCTTTGACTTCTAGAATGGACCCTTTTGCAGGTCCAGAAACCTCTAATTTGAGGTTTTCCTCGAGATACTTCTGGCTCAAACCGGCAATGTACAGTAGGAATTCCGCTAACCCTTCACCGGTTTTTGCGGATAACGGAAATACCATAACCTGTTTTGTAGGGTCGGTGATCCTATCAAACCGTTCTGCATTGAACCCGTATTCTGCGAGCCTGCCTATTATCTCATACAACCGTTCATCGAGAAGGCGTTTCGTTCTTTCGTTCTGTCTGTTGAAGGATTCCGTGAAAGAGTAGGTATCCTGCGGTACCCATCCTTCTATCAGGTCTATCTTGTTGGCCGCTACGACGAAAGGTACCCTGTGTTGTTTAAGTATGTTGATCGATTCTACCGTTTGATTCTGTATCCCTTGCATTACATCTATGACAAGAACACCGAGGTCGGCCAATGCTCCGGACCTTTCTCTCAACGATGTGAAGGCTTCGTGACCGGGCAGGTCTATGAACAATAACCCGGGAATCTTCAGTTCGATACGGTACCTTTCGATGATCTTCCTGCATATCTTTTTAACAACTTCGATTGGAACCTCGCTTGCGGAGACATGCTGCGTTATGGCACCCGCCTCTTTCTGGGCGACTACCGTCTGTCTGATCTTATCGAGTATCGACGTTTTGCCATGGTCAACATGCGCGAGCATCGAGATGATAGGTTGTCTCAACATGTTCTAATGATTCCACCTCCACATTTAAAATCCTTAGGATGTTTTTATGAGACGGATGCTTTATGAGACATTGTTACGGCAGATTTAAAAACATATCTTATCATCATATATAACATGCCGAGTTATCGCTCAACCGGTGGAAAGAGGGTTGAGAGGTCCGAAGAATATTTTCCAAAGTATTTCGTTTCCGTTGAGAAGCAGGGACATTCTCACCCACTACGGATAGCAAAGGTTCCGGCGCCTTTGTTAGAGAAAAAACTCGCTGAACGACTGGCAGACGACCCGTATCCTCTGAAACCGTTCAAATCCTACAACATAAGGGTGGAGATCGACGGAAGAAGGGATATATTGCCTATGAAGGTGTTCGTGGTTCCGACGGATGTGCAATCTCTCATCGGTTTGGACGGCATGTATCCGATCTATCCGCTCATCATAACGGCCCGGCATTTCAGTTATCTTCCCGGACATTTCAAGAGGTCGCGTATCCGGTACGAGATGGATAGGATACTTATGCGATGGGCGGACCACGGGTACACGGCTCATGTTTATCTCCCTTCTTATTACCAGAGGTCGGATGAACGGTTCTCCTTTGGTGAGTTTAAAACCTTCTTGGAATGGTTGAACATCTGCACAACTCATTCGAATAATCTTGGGAGAAAATTTTCCGTGACGTTTTTCATCCATCCTTCCTTCCCTATCGACTTATCAGCCCATCTCCCACCTCCTCACAGGGTCGAAATCAAAGAGTATAATTTGACAGTGAACGGCACGTTTTGGGTAGCCAGACGGTTCGATAACAAAGCAGAAGTCCTTGTTTCTTCATACCGTCCGTTCATCGAGACGGAAGAATCTTACGAATCATTCGTATTCTTCTTTTCGCCCCTTTACGAGGTTAAAGAGTTGTTTCAGACCGCTGATAGGGTCACATAGATTCCAGAACATGTTCTATGTCCGACAGTTGTGCAATGTAGGCATCCGCACCAGGTAATTCGTCTTTAGAAAATGTGTTGGTGACGGCAACGACAAACGCACCAGACCTCACGGCGGATTTTACTCCTATGATGCTGTCTTCAACGATAACCGTTTCCTCGGGTAACGTTTCCATGATCGTCATTGCGTACATGTAGGGCCACGGGTCCGGTTTACCTCTCAATATCTCATCTCCGGTTACCACTACTTCGAAGAACTGTCGAAGTCTTTTTCTTTTGAGCAGACGTTCGGTCAGCCATCTGTCCGTGGATGTGACCAATCCCAACAGATACGATTTTTTGAGTTTTCTGAGCGTTGTTATAACGGTTGGGAACAGTTTCGGATCGTTTTTGAGATAGAGTAAACCCCTCTCCCTTTTGAACCGTTGCCCCAACCGCTCCGGTAACCCCTTTTTATACAGGTACTTCAATATGTCCTTCAACGGTTTACCTCGGATGTGATTGTCGTACTCATCAGTGTTCCATACCAACCCGTATTTTTTGAACAGATGTTCGTGTACCTTTATCCATGCAGGTTCGGAGTTAATCAGTACACCGTCCATATCGAACAGTATCGATTTGATCATCTGACCCACCGGCAATAGAAGATTGTTTTGTGAGCTTAACACGAGTAAACCTTTTATAAATGTTGTGTGTGTAGATAAAAGATAAATTTTCAAACGGTTTTTGGAGGGAGCATATTTGTTATGGATGTAACCTAGAGAGTTTTGAAATTTTTTGGAAGTGATGATTATGAAGTTTAAGTTTTTAGGTGGTGCGCGTCAGGTCGGAAGAAGCGCGGTTCTGGTGGAGACAGACATACGGTTTCTTTTAGATTACGGTGTAAAAGTGGAACACGGGGAAGGTGAAAACATATTCCCCGAACCTTTCGGTGACCCTGTCGAGTTGGCAGTGATATCGCATGCTCATCTTGATCATTCTGGTTTTATCCCGGCACTTTTCGATACCGGAAAACCGCGGATTTTAGGCACTCCCCCTTCCAAAGCGCTCATAGAACTTTTGTTGGAGGACTCGATCAAACTGATGGAGGAATTACCGTACAAGCTGTCAAGTTTTAAGAAATCTCTCCGTCATTTCCAACCCATAAATTTTGATGAAACCTTCTACCGTGGTGATACGACATTTACCCTTAGGTATGCTGGGCATATTACTGGCGCTGCGATGATAGATGTGGAATACAAAAACCATCGTATCCTTTACACCGGCGATTTTAGTTGGCGTGAGACGGAACTTCACAGCAAACCCGACTATCCGCCGGACAGGGATTCCATAGATATACTGATCATAGAATCAACGTATGCAAACAGGGACCATCCGCCTCGCAAAGACCTTGAGAAGGCTTTTTATGAAGATGTGCGTTCTACCTACGAATCAGGTGGTCATGTTCTCATACCTGCGTTTGCTGTAGACAGACAACATGAAATAATAAGCGTCTTACGGAAATACGATAGAAAAAACAGACTACCCATATACATGGATGGGATGTCTAAGAAAGCCACTAAGATTATGATGAGGTATCCCGAGTATATAAAGGATTTTAAGACGTTCAAACGCAGGATCGAATCCGCTACACCGGTTACAAGTTCGCGGATGCGTGCCCGTGTGTTGGACGAACCCTGTGTTATCGTTTCGACAGCAGGGATGTTGTCAGGCGGTCCTGCACTCTACTACATTCTTCGTCTCAATCCTAAATCAAAGGTTATATTTGTAGGATACTGTGTTGAAGGAACGAACGGGTGGTATCTCCAGAATAAAGGCGTGTTCTTCATGGAGGACGGTACAGAAGCACGGGTTGACCTTCCGGTCGAATACTACGATTTTTCTGCGCATGCGGGTCGTAGCGAACTCTTCGAATTCGTACGCGGTGTAAACCCAGAGAAAGTGTTTGTTATGCACGGTGATGAAGACAATGCGGTGGATTTTGCCGATGAACTTGCATTGGAAGGTTTTGATGCGGTTGCACCTAAAATCAACGATACTTTTGAAATCTAAACCTAGGTATTGCGAATCGGTACTCACACGTTTCTGAGCCTGACGTCCCTGACAAACTTTTTGCAACGGGTTGCGATACCTTCCAACACTTTTCTACTGTACGGAGGGATCTTGTTAAACGATGGGTCGATCAACGAATCGCTGTGTTTGAACTGTTGGATATAGTATCTTTTAGCACCTCTTATCATCTTTGCAATACGCACTACATCAACAGGTCTGTGAATCGTAGGTACGACCGTTGTTCTGAACGCGTATTCCTTCATACCCCTTTTAATAAGTCTGATACTTCTTTTGATATCTTTGATGTCCACATCGACACCAGTAGCCCTCTTGTACAGTTCGGTATTGTATCCTTTCACATCCATCTCTACGTAATCGATAAGGCGGTGTCCTATGAGATGTTCCAGCATGTCCGGGTTACTACCGTTCGTTTCCAAGGCAACAGAAAACCCCTCCTTCTTCACCTTTTCTAGAAAATCGGGTAGTTCCCTATGTATCGTGGGTTCACCGCCCGACACGACTAAACCGTCTATCCAATCCCTGTGTTTCCGCATATAGTTCAGGACTTTTGTTTCGGAGATTTTCGGTAGAGCAGGAGAATTGAACACCAGGTCTCTGACATAGCACCAGGGACATCTGAAGTCGCATCCCCCGGTGAACGCTATGCTTGCAACCTTGCCAGGATAATCTACCAGCGACAGTTTTTTGAACCCCCTAAACCACATCATACGTCTTCCTCTCCTTGAACTCCTGTTGTTTACCCGGATTCCAGTTGGATACTGGTTTGAAGTATCCGACTACCCTGCTGTATACCTCAGTTCTACCGTGGCATATCGGACATTCATGCTGTTCACCAGCAAAATAACCGTGTTTTGGGCATACAGAATAGGTGGGTGTGATGGTTATGTAGGGAAGTCTTGTGTTAAACATGACCTTTTTAACAAATGCTTTACAACTGTCTGGGTCGCATCGTTCACCGATAAAGGCATGGAAGACGGTTCCTCCGGTATACAAGGTCTGTAAGGATTCCTGGTGACGCATTGCATATATCACGTCATCGGTTTTGTCGACAGGTAACCAAGTAGAATTGGTGTACCGCGGCACTTTCTCGCTTGCAGTGATGATCTTAGGATACTTCTTCTTATCGATGAGTGCCAGACGGTAAGAGGACCCTTCGGCAGGCGTAGCTTCCAGGTTGTACAGGTTGCCCGTCTCTTCCTGAAAATCACTCAACCTTCTCCTTATGTATTTCAGTACCTTCTCAGCAAACCGTTTGCCATGCTTAGTAGATATGTCTTCGCCGAAAAGGTTCAAACATGCCTCGTTCATACCTACCAATCCGATGGTAGAAAAATGGAACTTCAGGGTTCCGAGATATCTCTTCGAGTACGGTATCAGGCCGTTATCCATGTTCTTTTGGACCAGTTTTCTTTTTATCTCAAGGGAATCTTTGGCTATCTCCAACAGTTCGTCCAGTCTATCGAAGAATTCCGATTCGTCTCTTGACAGATAACCCAACCGTGGCATGTTGATCGTTACAACGCCTACAGAACCGGTCATTTCACCAGAACCGAACAATCCACCGGTTACGTTTCGTCTTAACTCTCGGAGGTCGAGTCTAAGGTGACAACACATACTTCTAATGTCGCTGGGGTCCATATCACTGTTCACAAAGTTTGAGAAATACGGAAGGCCGTATTTGGCTGTTACTTTGAATATTAGGTCCGCGATGTCCGAATTCCAATCGAACTCTTTAGTTATGTTGTACGTGGGAATGGGGAAAGAGAACGGTCTACCGCGCATGTCGCCTTCGAGCATTACCTCCAGAAACGCTCGGTTGAACATGTCTATCTCATCCTGAAAATCTTGGTATGTGTCTTTCTGTGTTTTGCCGCCTACGATGACCGGTTCTTGTTTGAGGTCGTGAGGAGGTATGATGTCAAGTGTTACATTTGTGAACAGGGTTTGACCGCCCCAACGTGATGTAACGTTCAGATTGAATATGAATTTCTGGATATCCTGTTTAACCCGCTTGTAACTCAACCTGTCTTTTGCGATGAACGGGGCGAGGAACGTGTCTACAGAGTTGAACGCCATCGCACCCGCCCATTCGTTCTGTAACGTACCCAAGAAGTTAACAGATTGCATCAATGCGGTATCGAAATGTTTTGCAGGAGCGGATTCGACCCTACCCTCTACACCGTTGAACCCTTCCATAAGGAGTTGTCTTAAAGACCATCCTGCACAGTATCCTACAAGGCCAAAGGGTAGGTTGTGGATATGCAGGTTACCGTTTATATGCGCCTTTGATATCCTTTTAGGATACACCCTATCCAATACGTATTTCTCTATTACGTTACCCCCCATCCTGAGGAAAAGTCCGCTGAAAGAGTACGCAACATTACTGTTCTCCCGAACTATCCAAGAGGTTTTATTGAGATAACCCTCAACCCATGCATCAACATCAGTCATACAGAGGAATGAAAGATGTCAAGAATTTTAAAACTATCGAAGATGTGCGTTTTTGTGATTTGAATAGATCCGGATTAACCGTGGGAGAATTAGGTTTTCCGCCGAACTGTCTACCTACTCTCACTACACTTTCCTTTATCCTTCTGCACATATCTCCAAAAATTTATCCATAAATCATGCCCATAAACATTGAAAGGACCAAATGCTCGCGACATATCCTGCCGCATTTTCAAACCCTTACTCCGAACATTGTCAGATGCTAGAATAAGAGATCATCTGATGAGCAGCCCTACCCAGCATGTTTGTTACAATCTTGCTGAACTCTGTTCAGCATGTTCTACGAACACACACATTTTTAAAATTTCTCTGGTTTCTAATTTTGGTGATCAGATGGATAAGAAGGTAGTTCTTCTAATCTTGGCCATGTTTGTTGGTTTGATCGTAGGCAAAGGGATTATGGCTG
Coding sequences within it:
- a CDS encoding MBL fold metallo-hydrolase, whose amino-acid sequence is MKFKFLGGARQVGRSAVLVETDIRFLLDYGVKVEHGEGENIFPEPFGDPVELAVISHAHLDHSGFIPALFDTGKPRILGTPPSKALIELLLEDSIKLMEELPYKLSSFKKSLRHFQPINFDETFYRGDTTFTLRYAGHITGAAMIDVEYKNHRILYTGDFSWRETELHSKPDYPPDRDSIDILIIESTYANRDHPPRKDLEKAFYEDVRSTYESGGHVLIPAFAVDRQHEIISVLRKYDRKNRLPIYMDGMSKKATKIMMRYPEYIKDFKTFKRRIESATPVTSSRMRARVLDEPCVIVSTAGMLSGGPALYYILRLNPKSKVIFVGYCVEGTNGWYLQNKGVFFMEDGTEARVDLPVEYYDFSAHAGRSELFEFVRGVNPEKVFVMHGDEDNAVDFADELALEGFDAVAPKINDTFEI
- a CDS encoding anaerobic ribonucleoside-triphosphate reductase activating protein — protein: MMWFRGFKKLSLVDYPGKVASIAFTGGCDFRCPWCYVRDLVFNSPALPKISETKVLNYMRKHRDWIDGLVVSGGEPTIHRELPDFLEKVKKEGFSVALETNGSNPDMLEHLIGHRLIDYVEMDVKGYNTELYKRATGVDVDIKDIKRSIRLIKRGMKEYAFRTTVVPTIHRPVDVVRIAKMIRGAKRYYIQQFKHSDSLIDPSFNKIPPYSRKVLEGIATRCKKFVRDVRLRNV
- a CDS encoding phosphodiester glycosidase family protein: MRMDEHPDGTVIITHIDPLQLKLFNFLPKGGYVIKEAKLRGLRLGFNGGFFHYSKTKGFTVEGRVIYRGKVVFSRPLPTNWAYLLCVYKNGVLSLTKFNLYFAKSVRDVHMCIEAGPRLVANGSVVSGLDDRIKASRLALGWDKKGLMMVGFVRDKVTLREFAVRMKNAGGVFVLNLDGGGSASLYYNENGVERRFTGVPTHPYDVIKYAYSEYGRLVPYMIGVE
- a CDS encoding HAD family hydrolase; translated protein: MIKSILFDMDGVLINSEPAWIKVHEHLFKKYGLVWNTDEYDNHIRGKPLKDILKYLYKKGLPERLGQRFKRERGLLYLKNDPKLFPTVITTLRKLKKSYLLGLVTSTDRWLTERLLKRKRLRQFFEVVVTGDEILRGKPDPWPYMYAMTIMETLPEETVIVEDSIIGVKSAVRSGAFVVAVTNTFSKDELPGADAYIAQLSDIEHVLESM
- a CDS encoding RtcB family protein yields the protein MEEEIKFREVSEAVWEMDRTGDMRVPVRIIAVKPLLEQMRRDRTFWQIRNVASMPGIVKHALVMPDGHEGYGFPIGGVAAFDADEGIISPGGVGYDINCGVRLVTTPLTYDDVKPKIGLLIRELFKNVPSGVGSKGKLRLSRQELEEALVGGVEWAIEQGYGRPEDAEHCEENGRMEGADPSAVSDRAIKRGLPQFGTLGAGNHFLEVQKVSDVFIPEIAERFGLSEGQVVVMIHCGSRGFGHQVCDDYIRVMLRASEKYGIRLPDKELCAAPIKSREAENYIKAMKCAVNYAFTNRHIIMHWVRETFDHVFGRGTSDEMNLVYDVAHNIAKFEEHDVDGKRMQLVVHRKGATRAFAAGRPELPMAYRDIGQPVLIPGSMGTASYVLVGKEEGMRTSFGSTCHGAGRVMSRHAAVRSYPWSTVKESLSKKGITLIAADRRVISEEAPQAYKDIDLIVKSVAKAGISDIVAKMVPIGVVKG
- the infB gene encoding translation initiation factor IF-2, with product MLRQPIISMLAHVDHGKTSILDKIRQTVVAQKEAGAITQHVSASEVPIEVVKKICRKIIERYRIELKIPGLLFIDLPGHEAFTSLRERSGALADLGVLVIDVMQGIQNQTVESINILKQHRVPFVVAANKIDLIEGWVPQDTYSFTESFNRQNERTKRLLDERLYEIIGRLAEYGFNAERFDRITDPTKQVMVFPLSAKTGEGLAEFLLYIAGLSQKYLEENLKLEVSGPAKGSILEVKEDRWLGTTVDAIIYDGTLRKGDTIMVVTLTGTKKVKVRGLFKPVLPGQAKGDKRFINIDKAVAAAGVKILAADIEDVVPGSPFSGVDEGVDEKELSKKLYSTVNNVLVKSEKEGVIIKADTLGSAEALLKLFNNENIPVRSVDIGKVTKKDVIEAESVRDKDKYLGVVVAFNVGVTEDARETAKKEEIPIIESNVVYDLVDRYKIWVKEEKEREKRMLEANIQWPAKIKVLSGCCFRVSKPAVFGIEVIGGKIKPGYTLMTEDGKIIGKIKGIQSEGNSIQEAVGGMQVAISMDDVVFGKDVTEDSTLYSYIPLNQIRILTERFGTELNEREKDILKEVNRILLKLKLQV
- a CDS encoding ribonucleoside triphosphate reductase, with the protein product MTDVDAWVEGYLNKTSWIVRENSNVAYSFSGLFLRMGGNVIEKYVLDRVYPKRISKAHINGNLHIHNLPFGLVGYCAGWSLRQLLMEGFNGVEGRVESAPAKHFDTALMQSVNFLGTLQNEWAGAMAFNSVDTFLAPFIAKDRLSYKRVKQDIQKFIFNLNVTSRWGGQTLFTNVTLDIIPPHDLKQEPVIVGGKTQKDTYQDFQDEIDMFNRAFLEVMLEGDMRGRPFSFPIPTYNITKEFDWNSDIADLIFKVTAKYGLPYFSNFVNSDMDPSDIRSMCCHLRLDLRELRRNVTGGLFGSGEMTGSVGVVTINMPRLGYLSRDESEFFDRLDELLEIAKDSLEIKRKLVQKNMDNGLIPYSKRYLGTLKFHFSTIGLVGMNEACLNLFGEDISTKHGKRFAEKVLKYIRRRLSDFQEETGNLYNLEATPAEGSSYRLALIDKKKYPKIITASEKVPRYTNSTWLPVDKTDDVIYAMRHQESLQTLYTGGTVFHAFIGERCDPDSCKAFVKKVMFNTRLPYITITPTYSVCPKHGYFAGEQHECPICHGRTEVYSRVVGYFKPVSNWNPGKQQEFKERKTYDVV
- a CDS encoding proteasome assembly chaperone family protein gives rise to the protein MTIEFHLVKRPRLKNPVLIEGLPGLGLVGTIAASYLVEKLDMKLLGFVKSPQFPPIIAIHNFTPMYPVRLYYSTKHNLIVLLSEFVIPMDLVPEFAEALLEFGKKMKVSRIISLGSITIKGEQDTIYGITTDQVLAKKLLDNDVELIKEGATTGVTAILLAESVFSRLPTTSLLAEAHAEYADPRGAAMVLDVLNKVLDLKVDLVELEKEAKLIESKMKEIIAKSAAIKEKYKHMQEVSSMYG